A single window of Streptomyces xanthii DNA harbors:
- a CDS encoding MBL fold metallo-hydrolase: MFFIDTIELEGLGNRHYLAGGTRTAVAVDPPRDFDQVLAAAARRGVRITHVVETHIHNDYVTGGLELARVTGAAYLVPAGAHVSFARVPVADGDTVTVDAGLTLRAVATPGHTPHHTAYVLQEQGTPVAAFTGGSLLIGTVGRPDLVEPRLTEELARAQHASAHRLATELPDETAVLPTHGFGSFCSSAQAEGEATTIGHEKAANAALTTDVDTFVAALLDGLDDIPAYYAHMGPANASGPAPLDLTPPAVADAREIAARLAAGEWVVDLRNRVAFAEGHVAGTFNFEADGKIATYLAWMIPWGKPVTLLADSPGQLADAQRELVRVGIDRPAAAATGAPEDWTVDGALASFPRSTFAGLAERGTDGVVVLDVRRASERAGGHIAGSVHIPVHELHGRLGDIPAGTVWVHCAGGMRAGMAASLLDAAGRDVVAVDDGFDAAAEAGLAVVAA, encoded by the coding sequence GTGTTCTTCATCGACACCATCGAGCTCGAAGGGCTCGGCAACCGGCACTACCTGGCGGGCGGGACGCGGACGGCGGTGGCGGTGGATCCGCCGCGCGACTTCGACCAGGTCCTCGCCGCGGCGGCGCGGCGCGGGGTGCGGATCACGCACGTCGTGGAGACCCACATCCACAACGACTACGTGACCGGCGGTCTGGAGCTGGCCCGTGTGACGGGCGCCGCCTATCTGGTGCCGGCCGGGGCGCACGTGTCCTTCGCGCGGGTGCCGGTGGCGGACGGTGACACGGTCACGGTCGACGCCGGACTCACCCTGCGCGCCGTCGCCACCCCCGGCCACACCCCGCACCACACCGCGTACGTGCTCCAGGAGCAGGGCACGCCCGTGGCCGCGTTCACCGGCGGTTCCCTGCTGATCGGCACGGTGGGCCGCCCCGACCTGGTCGAGCCCCGGCTGACCGAGGAGCTCGCCCGCGCCCAGCACGCCTCGGCGCACCGCCTCGCGACCGAACTGCCGGACGAGACCGCGGTGCTGCCGACACACGGCTTCGGCAGCTTCTGCTCCTCCGCGCAGGCCGAGGGCGAAGCCACCACGATCGGCCACGAGAAGGCCGCCAACGCGGCGCTCACCACCGACGTCGACACCTTCGTCGCCGCGCTCCTCGACGGGCTCGACGACATCCCCGCGTACTACGCGCACATGGGCCCGGCCAACGCGAGCGGCCCCGCCCCGCTGGACCTGACGCCTCCCGCCGTCGCGGACGCCCGCGAGATCGCCGCCCGGCTCGCGGCCGGCGAGTGGGTCGTGGACCTGCGCAACCGGGTCGCGTTCGCGGAGGGCCACGTCGCGGGCACCTTCAACTTCGAGGCGGACGGCAAGATCGCCACGTATCTGGCCTGGATGATCCCGTGGGGCAAGCCGGTGACGCTGCTCGCGGACTCCCCCGGCCAACTCGCCGACGCGCAGCGGGAGCTGGTCCGGGTCGGCATCGACCGCCCGGCGGCCGCCGCGACCGGCGCCCCGGAGGACTGGACCGTCGACGGCGCCCTGGCCTCCTTCCCGCGCTCCACGTTCGCCGGGCTCGCCGAGCGCGGCACGGACGGCGTCGTCGTGCTCGACGTGCGGCGCGCGTCCGAGCGGGCCGGCGGACACATCGCGGGCTCGGTGCACATCCCCGTGCACGAACTGCACGGACGGCTCGGCGACATCCCGGCCGGCACCGTGTGGGTGCACTGCGCCGGGGGCATGCGGGCGGGCATGGCCGCGTCGCTCCTCGACGCCGCGGGCCGGGACGTCGTGGCCGTCGACGACGGGTTCGACGCGGCCGCCGAGGCCGGCCTGGCCGTCGTCGCCGCCTGA
- a CDS encoding rhodanese-like domain-containing protein produces the protein MSSFPDGARRVTVEAAHRCTAGADAPAVLLDVREQEEWDAGHAPWAVLAPLSALASGDALPAAALGRPLVVICRSGNRSRRAVDLLRERGAEAVDVVGGMQDWASSGHPVVDARGSDGSPA, from the coding sequence ATGTCCTCCTTCCCTGACGGAGCGCGCCGCGTCACCGTCGAAGCGGCCCACCGGTGTACCGCCGGCGCCGACGCCCCGGCCGTCCTCCTCGACGTACGCGAACAGGAGGAGTGGGACGCGGGGCACGCGCCCTGGGCCGTCCTCGCGCCGCTGTCCGCGCTGGCCTCGGGGGACGCGCTGCCCGCCGCCGCGCTGGGGCGGCCCCTCGTGGTGATCTGCCGCAGCGGCAACCGTTCGCGGCGCGCCGTGGATCTGCTGCGCGAGCGCGGGGCCGAAGCCGTGGACGTCGTGGGCGGGATGCAGGACTGGGCCTCCTCGGGTCACCCCGTCGTCGACGCGCGCGGGAGCGACGGTTCACCGGCATGA
- a CDS encoding sulfite exporter TauE/SafE family protein, with amino-acid sequence MTALLLALAAGAVVGLALGGLGGGGSVLAVPALIYALGLSPTAAITTSLVIVTVTSLTALAGHARDGNVAWRTGLLFAAAGIVPAMLAGAVAGRVPQTVLTLAFAGVAALAAVRMLRPAETGAPGPVHPGKAGVAGSGLGAVTGFLGVGGGFLAVPVLVGVLSLPMRRAVGTSLLVITVNSLAALGARAGSGTHLDLAVVAPFTAAAILGAWDGKRLSRKLTGRTLQRVFAYVLLAVAALMAADAVL; translated from the coding sequence ATGACCGCGCTCCTCCTCGCCCTCGCCGCGGGGGCGGTCGTCGGTCTGGCCCTCGGCGGGCTCGGCGGTGGCGGCAGCGTCCTCGCGGTGCCCGCCCTGATCTACGCGCTCGGTCTCTCCCCCACGGCGGCGATCACCACCAGCCTCGTCATCGTCACCGTCACCTCGCTCACGGCCCTCGCCGGCCACGCCCGCGACGGGAACGTCGCCTGGCGCACCGGACTCCTGTTCGCGGCGGCGGGCATCGTCCCCGCGATGCTCGCGGGCGCGGTCGCCGGCCGTGTGCCGCAGACCGTGCTGACCCTCGCCTTCGCCGGTGTCGCGGCACTCGCGGCGGTACGGATGCTGCGCCCCGCCGAGACCGGGGCACCCGGCCCGGTCCATCCCGGCAAGGCCGGGGTCGCCGGTTCCGGGCTCGGCGCGGTCACGGGGTTTTTGGGTGTCGGCGGCGGATTCCTCGCCGTGCCCGTCCTGGTGGGCGTGCTGAGCCTGCCCATGCGGCGGGCCGTCGGCACCAGCCTGCTGGTCATCACGGTCAACTCCCTGGCCGCGCTCGGTGCCCGGGCCGGCAGCGGGACCCATCTGGACCTCGCCGTCGTCGCCCCCTTCACCGCGGCCGCGATCCTCGGCGCGTGGGACGGCAAGCGGCTGTCCCGGAAGCTGACGGGGCGCACCCTGCAACGCGTCTTCGCCTATGTCCTGTTGGCGGTGGCGGCGCTCATGGCCGCCGACGCGGTGCTCTGA
- a CDS encoding glutaredoxin domain-containing protein has translation MTRAWIAPSLIALCGAALATVQVLEDSPGAAVGVLLLFLALAGATSPLVFPRSVGAAEAQRRSAADGRPVVYWRPGCAYCLRLRARLGREARRVHWVDIWRDPEGAAAVRAVNGGDETVPTVVVAGRARTNPDPEWVREQIAAHH, from the coding sequence ATGACCCGCGCCTGGATCGCCCCGTCGCTCATCGCCCTCTGCGGCGCCGCCCTCGCCACCGTCCAGGTGCTCGAGGACAGTCCGGGGGCGGCGGTCGGCGTCCTCCTGCTGTTCCTGGCACTCGCGGGCGCCACCTCCCCGCTGGTCTTCCCGAGGTCCGTCGGTGCGGCGGAGGCACAGCGGCGCAGCGCGGCGGACGGCCGGCCGGTCGTCTACTGGCGGCCCGGCTGTGCGTACTGCCTGCGGCTGCGGGCCCGGCTGGGCCGTGAGGCGCGCCGGGTGCACTGGGTCGACATCTGGCGGGACCCGGAGGGCGCGGCGGCGGTGCGCGCGGTGAACGGGGGCGACGAGACGGTGCCGACGGTCGTCGTGGCCGGGCGCGCCCGCACCAATCCCGACCCTGAGTGGGTGCGCGAGCAGATCGCAGCGCACCACTGA
- a CDS encoding TetR/AcrR family transcriptional regulator, whose protein sequence is METDDVTGGVPAADTAARVREVITAAGVSQREFARRIVMDPSKLSRSLSGTRRFTAAELARIADEGRVDAGWLLGARHREHAEPAPDAGPAAAVPVEGGRPLQIVRETVRLIAEHGFHAVRVADIARACATSSAAIHYHFPGRADLLEASVRWCMDEDTARRAARLAEADDAAAELRQLIELQTPRTAQQRRQWAVWLDLWAEAARSTAVGRLHTEYYRQWRETVADVVRRGIEQGVFRSSADPESAALTLTALIDGLATQVLAAGTEGTGAESAGADAMHAALLAHVRTTLLA, encoded by the coding sequence GTGGAAACCGACGACGTCACCGGTGGCGTGCCCGCCGCCGACACCGCCGCCCGCGTCCGTGAGGTCATCACGGCCGCGGGGGTCAGCCAGCGCGAGTTCGCGCGCCGCATCGTCATGGATCCGTCCAAGCTGTCCCGGTCGCTGAGCGGCACCCGCCGCTTCACGGCCGCCGAGCTGGCGCGGATCGCCGACGAGGGACGGGTGGACGCGGGCTGGCTGCTCGGGGCACGGCATCGGGAGCACGCCGAGCCCGCGCCGGACGCCGGGCCGGCCGCCGCCGTGCCCGTCGAGGGCGGGCGGCCGCTGCAGATCGTCCGCGAGACGGTCCGGCTGATCGCCGAGCACGGTTTCCACGCGGTGCGGGTCGCGGACATCGCCCGCGCCTGCGCCACGAGCAGCGCCGCGATCCACTACCACTTCCCCGGCCGCGCCGACCTCCTGGAGGCCTCGGTGCGCTGGTGCATGGACGAGGACACGGCGCGCCGCGCCGCCCGGCTCGCCGAGGCGGACGACGCGGCGGCGGAACTGCGCCAGCTCATCGAACTGCAGACGCCGCGCACCGCGCAGCAGCGACGGCAGTGGGCGGTCTGGCTCGACCTGTGGGCCGAGGCCGCCCGGTCCACGGCGGTGGGCCGGCTGCACACCGAGTACTACCGCCAGTGGCGGGAGACCGTCGCCGACGTCGTCCGCCGGGGGATCGAGCAGGGCGTGTTCCGCTCGTCCGCCGACCCCGAGTCCGCCGCGCTGACCCTGACCGCGCTCATCGACGGTCTGGCGACGCAGGTCCTGGCCGCCGGGACGGAAGGCACCGGCGCCGAGAGCGCCGGCGCGGACGCCATGCACGCCGCGCTCCTGGCCCACGTACGCACGACCCTGCTGGCCTGA
- a CDS encoding BKACE family enzyme → MPLHESTIITCALTGAGDTVRRSPHVPVTPEQIARNAVEAAEAGAAVVHIHVRDPETGDPSRDPKLYREVVERVKETGTDVVINLTAGMGGDLVIDPDRPLEGFPLRGSDLVGGLDRLPHVEDLLPDICTLDCGSLNFGDGSNLYVSTPDMLRAGARRIQELGVRPELEIFDTGHLWFAKQMLAEGLLDDPTVFQLCMGIPWGAPADPGVLQSMVNMLPEGARWASFALGRMQMPWVAQSILLGGHVRVGLEDNLYLGKGNKATNAQLVERAVTITESLGARVATPDEAREILGLHKKGA, encoded by the coding sequence ATGCCCCTGCACGAGAGCACCATCATCACCTGCGCCCTCACCGGCGCCGGTGACACCGTCCGACGGAGCCCGCACGTCCCCGTCACCCCGGAGCAGATAGCCCGGAACGCGGTGGAGGCCGCCGAGGCCGGTGCCGCCGTGGTCCACATCCACGTACGCGATCCCGAGACCGGCGACCCGTCGCGCGACCCGAAGCTGTACCGCGAGGTCGTCGAGCGGGTGAAGGAGACCGGCACCGACGTCGTCATCAACCTCACCGCCGGCATGGGCGGCGACCTGGTGATCGACCCGGACCGCCCGCTGGAGGGCTTCCCGCTGCGCGGCTCCGACCTGGTCGGCGGCCTGGACCGGCTGCCGCACGTCGAGGACCTGCTGCCCGACATCTGCACCCTGGACTGCGGTTCGCTGAACTTCGGCGACGGCTCGAACCTGTACGTGTCGACGCCCGACATGCTGCGCGCGGGCGCCCGGCGCATCCAGGAGCTGGGTGTGCGGCCGGAGTTGGAGATCTTCGACACGGGTCACCTCTGGTTCGCCAAGCAGATGCTCGCGGAGGGGCTGCTCGACGACCCGACCGTGTTCCAGCTGTGCATGGGCATCCCGTGGGGCGCGCCGGCCGACCCGGGCGTACTGCAGTCGATGGTCAACATGCTGCCGGAAGGCGCCCGTTGGGCGAGTTTCGCGCTGGGACGGATGCAGATGCCGTGGGTCGCGCAGTCGATCCTGCTCGGCGGCCACGTCCGCGTCGGCCTGGAGGACAACCTGTACCTCGGCAAGGGCAACAAGGCGACCAACGCCCAGCTCGTCGAGCGTGCCGTGACCATCACCGAGTCGCTCGGCGCCCGCGTCGCGACGCCCGACGAGGCCCGCGAGATCCTCGGCCTGCACAAGAAGGGCGCCTGA
- a CDS encoding 3-hydroxyacyl-CoA dehydrogenase NAD-binding domain-containing protein, whose amino-acid sequence MRTAPENVRRVACVGAGVIGGGWVAHFLARGYDVTAWDPAPDAEQKLRRLVDAAWPALTQLGLAEGASADRLTVVATLEEAVVDAEFVQESAPEKLELKRDLLTRLDAAAPAGVVIASSTSGYPMTDMQTTAADPSRLVVGHPFNPPYLIPLVEVVGGERTAEDAVTWASRFYEVAGKSVITMNREVPGFIANRLQEALWREALHMVANGEATVKEIDDSITEGPGLRWAFMGPMLTFALAGGEGGMAHMLDHFGPSLKSPWTRLEAPELDKALYDAVVEGCDEAADGRTIADLVAERDRGVIDVLRATGRLPRQEDPR is encoded by the coding sequence ATGCGTACCGCACCCGAGAACGTCCGCCGCGTCGCCTGTGTCGGCGCCGGTGTCATCGGCGGCGGCTGGGTCGCCCACTTCCTGGCGCGTGGCTACGACGTCACGGCCTGGGACCCGGCGCCCGACGCCGAGCAGAAGCTGCGCCGCCTGGTCGACGCCGCCTGGCCCGCGCTGACACAGCTGGGGCTCGCCGAGGGCGCGTCCGCCGACCGGCTGACGGTCGTCGCGACCCTCGAAGAGGCCGTGGTCGACGCCGAGTTCGTGCAGGAGAGCGCGCCGGAGAAACTGGAGCTGAAGCGGGACCTGCTGACCCGGCTCGACGCGGCGGCGCCGGCCGGCGTCGTCATCGCCTCGTCCACGTCGGGCTACCCGATGACGGACATGCAGACCACGGCCGCGGACCCCTCGCGCCTGGTCGTCGGCCACCCGTTCAATCCGCCGTACCTGATCCCGCTGGTCGAGGTCGTCGGCGGCGAGCGCACCGCCGAGGACGCCGTCACGTGGGCGTCGCGCTTCTACGAGGTCGCGGGCAAGTCCGTGATCACCATGAACCGCGAGGTGCCGGGCTTCATCGCGAACCGCCTCCAGGAGGCCCTGTGGCGCGAGGCGCTGCACATGGTCGCCAACGGCGAGGCCACGGTGAAGGAGATCGACGACTCGATCACCGAGGGCCCCGGCCTGCGCTGGGCGTTCATGGGCCCGATGCTGACGTTCGCGCTGGCGGGCGGGGAGGGCGGCATGGCGCACATGCTGGACCACTTCGGTCCGTCCCTGAAGTCGCCGTGGACCCGTCTGGAGGCGCCCGAGCTGGACAAGGCGCTGTACGACGCCGTGGTCGAGGGCTGCGACGAGGCGGCGGACGGGCGCACGATCGCCGACCTGGTGGCCGAGCGCGACCGGGGCGTCATCGACGTCCTGCGCGCGACGGGCCGCCTGCCGCGGCAGGAGGACCCGCGATGA
- a CDS encoding thioesterase family protein, translating to MTTTTASVPLLHRTVRPEWIDYNGHMSEAFYVLVFGHATDALMIETGLHSGYRESTGCSLYTVESHLRYLRDVPEGAHLAVRTRVLGAAGKKARFTHEMYVVADADGEPEADAAPVATTELMAVHVDQEAGRAVPLPDAVLARFAEFTEQAPEWAGRSIAPVG from the coding sequence ATGACCACGACGACGGCCTCCGTGCCGCTGCTGCACCGCACGGTCCGCCCCGAGTGGATCGACTACAACGGCCACATGAGCGAGGCGTTCTACGTCCTCGTCTTCGGCCACGCCACCGACGCCCTGATGATCGAGACGGGCCTGCACTCGGGCTACCGCGAGTCCACGGGCTGCTCCCTGTACACGGTCGAGTCGCACCTGCGCTATCTGCGGGACGTGCCGGAGGGCGCCCATCTCGCGGTCCGCACCCGGGTGTTGGGCGCGGCGGGCAAGAAGGCCCGCTTCACGCACGAGATGTACGTGGTCGCCGACGCGGACGGCGAGCCGGAGGCGGACGCCGCGCCCGTGGCGACGACGGAGCTGATGGCGGTGCACGTCGACCAGGAGGCGGGGCGCGCGGTGCCGCTGCCCGACGCGGTCCTCGCCCGGTTCGCCGAGTTCACCGAGCAGGCCCCGGAGTGGGCGGGCCGGTCGATCGCGCCGGTGGGCTGA
- a CDS encoding GNAT family N-acetyltransferase: MEIRPTTDQDRDDFVDTMHTAFGRFPETPDEHGGGVWWAALEMDRGVLAVTEDGRPVGTAGAYSFELTLPGGALVPAAGVTAVGVVPSHRRRGVLSAMMRHQLTELRARGEILSVLLASEAMIYRRFGYGPATYSGRLTVPRHRAAFAAPRAGGEGGADAGSVEVLRSDRCRALLEEIYDRYRRVQPGALSRPGHWWKAGAGQPPIAPAPRHIAVHRDAHGTPDGYVSYAISDPDVLKVDEIIAVDDAAYTALARHVLEHDLVGEIVIKHVPAGHPLRWQFADFRAAETGPDGDWLWVRILDVPRALTARGWRTDGDLVLEVTDPFLGSGPERHLLSVRDGKADCVRTDRAPDLSLDVSDLGSVYLGGTTPSTLVRAGHIKAHHAEAPELADTLFRTERAPHCLHWF; encoded by the coding sequence GTGGAGATCCGTCCCACGACCGACCAGGACCGCGACGACTTCGTCGACACGATGCACACGGCGTTCGGCCGCTTCCCCGAGACCCCCGACGAGCACGGGGGCGGGGTCTGGTGGGCGGCGCTGGAGATGGACCGGGGCGTGCTCGCGGTCACCGAGGACGGACGGCCCGTCGGCACGGCCGGCGCGTACTCCTTCGAACTGACGCTGCCCGGCGGCGCGCTCGTCCCGGCCGCCGGAGTGACCGCCGTCGGCGTCGTGCCCTCGCACCGGCGCCGGGGCGTGCTCAGCGCGATGATGCGCCACCAGCTCACCGAACTGCGGGCGCGCGGCGAGATCCTCTCCGTACTGCTCGCCTCCGAGGCGATGATCTACCGCCGGTTCGGCTACGGACCGGCGACCTACAGCGGACGGCTCACCGTGCCCCGCCACCGCGCCGCCTTCGCCGCTCCCCGGGCAGGCGGCGAAGGCGGCGCCGACGCCGGATCCGTCGAAGTGCTGCGCAGCGACCGGTGCCGCGCCCTGCTCGAAGAGATCTACGACCGCTACCGCCGCGTCCAGCCCGGCGCCCTGTCCCGGCCGGGCCACTGGTGGAAAGCGGGGGCGGGCCAGCCGCCGATCGCCCCCGCCCCGCGTCACATCGCCGTGCATCGCGACGCGCACGGCACCCCCGACGGGTACGTGAGCTATGCGATCAGCGATCCCGACGTCCTCAAGGTCGACGAGATCATCGCCGTGGACGACGCCGCGTACACCGCCCTGGCCCGTCACGTGCTCGAGCACGACCTCGTCGGCGAGATCGTCATCAAGCACGTCCCGGCCGGGCACCCGCTGCGCTGGCAGTTCGCCGACTTCCGCGCCGCGGAGACCGGCCCCGACGGCGACTGGCTGTGGGTGCGGATCCTGGACGTGCCCCGGGCCCTGACCGCGCGCGGCTGGCGTACGGACGGCGACCTCGTCCTGGAGGTCACCGACCCGTTCCTCGGCTCCGGCCCCGAGCGCCACCTCCTGTCGGTCCGCGACGGCAAGGCCGACTGCGTCCGCACCGACCGGGCCCCCGACCTGTCCCTCGACGTGAGCGATCTCGGCTCGGTCTACCTCGGCGGCACCACTCCGAGCACCCTCGTCCGCGCCGGCCACATCAAGGCCCATCACGCCGAAGCCCCCGAGCTCGCGGACACCCTGTTCCGCACGGAGCGTGCCCCGCATTGCCTGCACTGGTTCTGA
- a CDS encoding DUF4291 domain-containing protein codes for MLYSVQEDRHQIRARHTESTVTVYQAYSPRIGLPAARDGRFPELWKRDRMTWIKPSFLWMMYRCGWAAKEGQEVVLAVEITREGFEWALDHACLSHYERGLHPDRDSWKRDLRRSPARVQWDPERDLHLQALPYRSLQLGLAGEAAGRYADEWTVSITDVTDLAHEIHGHVRSGELERARQLLPQERVYPLREGRLSHLQH; via the coding sequence ATGCTGTACTCCGTGCAAGAAGACAGACACCAGATCCGCGCCCGCCACACCGAATCCACCGTCACCGTCTACCAGGCGTACTCCCCGCGGATCGGACTCCCCGCGGCCCGCGACGGCCGCTTCCCCGAGCTGTGGAAGCGGGACCGGATGACGTGGATCAAGCCGTCCTTCCTCTGGATGATGTACCGGTGCGGCTGGGCGGCCAAGGAGGGCCAGGAGGTCGTCCTCGCCGTCGAGATCACGCGCGAGGGCTTCGAATGGGCGCTGGACCACGCGTGCCTGTCCCACTACGAGCGCGGCCTGCACCCGGACCGCGACTCCTGGAAGCGCGACCTGCGGCGTTCCCCGGCCCGCGTCCAGTGGGACCCCGAGCGGGATCTGCACCTCCAGGCCCTGCCGTACCGCTCACTCCAGTTGGGCCTCGCGGGCGAGGCCGCGGGCCGCTACGCGGACGAGTGGACGGTGTCCATCACCGATGTGACCGACCTGGCGCACGAGATCCACGGCCACGTCCGGTCGGGCGAGCTGGAGCGCGCCCGGCAACTGCTGCCGCAGGAGCGCGTCTATCCCCTGCGCGAGGGCCGGTTGAGCCACCTCCAGCACTGA
- a CDS encoding HEAT repeat domain-containing protein, protein MDLVDPLAGLDSFPWDSVSHAYGSADDVPVLLRALTDPDDEAAEDALSELYGSVLHQGTVYTATAAAVPFLARIAAAGHRAGDVLALLGGMAESGDESGMEPGMVRAAVVAQLPLLIPMLDDDSAGVRKAAAWALSHTRAAGEVRDALRARWEPESDPGVRAEVLSGIARLDPEAGAALAAGALTPEQPGVVRLAAVFAHVDTGAAWTGPLHQAMLSVLPAEAVRSEFDEERGEPLASVVEALLDRDQDDAREAAFALIDAAARDGRAEVRAEGLWAAEQACQRSRSAPARLLPALRAAAVDEKTLLGMASLLGSLGPAAAPLADLLVPLAGRNAAEEDDPADRALAALVHVAPEQALPLLTAAFGRRPRAFGAAVGRGIRTDGPVFPYADGLLAAVRARLAHPEDLKGNEPWQLTHLLACWHAAAAPALPELCAALPHHPHQAARAIAAIAPACPAEVRAQVVDPLRTAAEAGSLAAAQAVHTLTGDPTPLLHRLRRELGGGAHEVAAAARIAGELGPRAAELAPALREALSASGSDTTPALDADAAIAEALWRITGDAAEAVAVLDSVLTRAADNAWARWTVVRAARAARSLGPAARPLAPHLEAALDDPVRAPAAAAALAAAAGPGSPARDALAEAALRSAELGADPDGACEALEALGRDALTPGQVRRATVLADGDRRVVLSGVVDEFIRRDEALRARIGAFLTT, encoded by the coding sequence ATGGATCTTGTGGACCCTCTGGCCGGCCTGGACTCGTTCCCCTGGGACTCCGTCTCCCACGCGTACGGGAGCGCCGACGACGTGCCCGTCCTGCTGCGGGCGTTGACCGATCCCGACGACGAGGCGGCGGAGGACGCGCTGTCGGAGCTGTACGGGAGCGTGCTGCACCAGGGGACGGTCTACACCGCGACCGCCGCGGCCGTGCCCTTCCTCGCCCGGATCGCGGCGGCCGGACACCGTGCGGGGGACGTCCTGGCGCTGCTGGGCGGGATGGCCGAGAGCGGGGACGAGAGCGGTATGGAGCCGGGCATGGTGCGGGCGGCCGTCGTCGCGCAACTGCCGCTGCTGATACCGATGCTGGATGACGACTCGGCGGGCGTGCGGAAGGCCGCCGCCTGGGCGCTGTCCCACACGCGCGCGGCCGGCGAGGTGCGGGACGCGCTGCGGGCGCGGTGGGAGCCGGAGTCCGATCCCGGGGTGCGCGCGGAGGTCCTGTCGGGGATCGCCCGGCTCGATCCGGAGGCCGGGGCGGCCCTCGCGGCGGGCGCGCTGACGCCGGAACAGCCCGGCGTGGTGCGACTCGCGGCCGTCTTCGCGCACGTGGACACGGGCGCCGCCTGGACCGGGCCGTTGCACCAGGCGATGCTGTCGGTGCTGCCCGCCGAAGCGGTGCGTTCCGAGTTCGACGAGGAGCGGGGCGAGCCGCTGGCCTCCGTCGTCGAGGCGCTGCTCGACCGGGACCAGGACGACGCGCGGGAGGCCGCGTTCGCCCTGATCGACGCGGCGGCGCGGGACGGCCGGGCCGAGGTCCGCGCCGAAGGGCTGTGGGCGGCCGAGCAGGCGTGCCAACGCTCGCGGAGCGCTCCGGCACGGCTGCTCCCGGCGCTGCGCGCGGCGGCCGTCGACGAGAAGACCCTGCTCGGCATGGCCTCGCTGCTGGGCTCGCTCGGCCCCGCCGCCGCGCCGCTGGCCGACCTCCTCGTCCCGCTCGCCGGGCGGAATGCGGCCGAGGAAGACGACCCAGCGGACCGCGCCCTGGCCGCGCTCGTGCACGTCGCCCCCGAGCAGGCGCTCCCCCTTCTCACCGCCGCGTTCGGCCGGCGCCCCCGGGCCTTCGGCGCGGCCGTCGGCCGGGGCATCCGCACCGACGGGCCCGTCTTCCCGTACGCGGACGGGCTCCTCGCCGCGGTCCGCGCCCGGCTCGCGCACCCGGAGGACCTGAAGGGCAACGAGCCCTGGCAGCTCACGCACCTGCTCGCCTGCTGGCACGCCGCCGCGGCTCCGGCGCTGCCGGAGCTGTGCGCCGCGCTCCCCCACCATCCCCACCAGGCCGCGCGGGCGATCGCCGCGATCGCCCCGGCGTGCCCCGCCGAGGTGCGCGCCCAGGTCGTGGACCCGCTCCGTACGGCGGCCGAGGCCGGCTCCCTGGCGGCGGCCCAGGCCGTCCACACGCTCACCGGCGATCCCACGCCCCTGTTGCACCGCCTGCGGCGGGAACTCGGGGGCGGCGCCCACGAGGTGGCGGCCGCCGCCCGGATCGCGGGTGAACTGGGCCCCCGGGCGGCGGAGTTGGCCCCGGCCCTGCGCGAGGCTCTGAGCGCCTCCGGAAGCGACACCACTCCGGCCCTGGACGCGGACGCGGCGATCGCCGAGGCGCTGTGGCGGATCACGGGCGACGCGGCCGAGGCCGTCGCCGTACTGGACTCGGTCCTGACCCGCGCTGCGGACAACGCCTGGGCCCGGTGGACGGTCGTGCGGGCCGCCCGCGCGGCCCGCTCGCTGGGTCCGGCGGCCCGCCCGCTCGCCCCGCACCTCGAAGCCGCCCTCGACGATCCCGTCCGCGCACCGGCCGCCGCGGCCGCGCTCGCGGCCGCGGCGGGACCCGGTTCGCCGGCCCGCGACGCCCTCGCCGAGGCCGCCCTGCGCTCCGCCGAGCTGGGCGCCGACCCGGACGGCGCGTGCGAGGCCCTGGAGGCCCTCGGCCGCGACGCCCTGACGCCCGGCCAGGTGCGCCGCGCGACCGTGCTCGCGGACGGCGACCGCAGGGTCGTCCTCTCGGGCGTCGTCGACGAGTTCATCCGCCGGGACGAGGCCCTGCGGGCGCGGATCGGAGCGTTCCTGACGACCTGA